The following proteins are co-located in the Fructilactobacillus carniphilus genome:
- a CDS encoding SprT family protein has product MTDQQLQQLVETISADSFQRPFHHRAYFNRRLQTTGGRYHLKSHNIDINPKMAQDRAVLTGVIKHELVHYHLHQMGQSGKHNTPAFKQLLKAVGGSRYAPRMDQQCRYLYQCEHCGQQYPRQRRLNVQRYVCSQCRHRLKLVNPAVAK; this is encoded by the coding sequence ATGACCGACCAACAGTTACAGCAGTTAGTGGAAACCATTTCGGCGGACTCTTTTCAGCGTCCGTTTCATCACCGTGCTTATTTTAACCGGAGGTTGCAGACCACCGGGGGCCGCTACCATTTAAAGTCCCATAACATTGATATTAATCCGAAGATGGCGCAGGACCGGGCGGTGTTAACCGGCGTGATTAAGCACGAGTTGGTTCACTACCACCTGCATCAGATGGGACAATCGGGTAAGCACAACACGCCAGCCTTTAAGCAGTTACTAAAAGCGGTAGGCGGGAGTCGTTATGCCCCGCGGATGGACCAGCAGTGTCGCTATCTTTACCAGTGTGAGCATTGTGGGCAACAATATCCGCGTCAGCGTCGTCTCAACGTGCAGCGCTACGTCTGCAGTCAGTGTCGCCATCGCTTAAAATTAGTTAATCCAGCGGTCGCCAAGTAA
- a CDS encoding dUTP diphosphatase, producing the protein MKRGFEITSQAADLGIQLPQRATKQAAGYDLASSTDIVLPSIWKQGLLRAFKILRQGRQLTATEADEASQDLKPYLVPTGIKAYMQPNEVLILANRSSNPLKRSLILPNGIGVIDADYYNNEKNEGEIFVQLVNWGIRDRKIHKGDRIAQGIFMPYLLADADETPHTTRTGGFGSSGY; encoded by the coding sequence ATGAAACGAGGGTTTGAAATTACATCACAAGCGGCTGATTTGGGAATTCAATTACCCCAGCGCGCAACGAAACAAGCAGCCGGTTATGACCTGGCTAGTTCCACTGACATCGTGTTGCCATCAATCTGGAAGCAGGGGCTCTTACGGGCCTTTAAGATTTTACGCCAGGGGCGGCAGTTAACCGCTACAGAAGCCGACGAGGCCAGTCAAGACTTGAAGCCTTACTTAGTTCCGACTGGGATCAAGGCCTACATGCAACCCAACGAGGTCTTAATTTTGGCCAACCGGTCCAGTAATCCGCTGAAACGGAGCCTGATTTTACCCAACGGGATCGGCGTGATTGACGCTGATTACTATAATAATGAGAAAAACGAGGGAGAGATCTTTGTCCAGCTGGTTAACTGGGGGATTCGGGATCGTAAGATTCACAAGGGCGATCGGATTGCTCAGGGAATCTTTATGCCGTATCTCCTAGCGGATGCGGATGAAACGCCGCACACGACGAGAACCGGTGGCTTTGGCTCTTCTGGTTATTAG
- the radA gene encoding DNA repair protein RadA gives MSKTKTQFVCSNCGYISPTYLGRCPNCGEWNTFTEETVTKDSGTNAKSTRVSLTGSRVEPQLINEVDAQDAPRYQIQSAELNRVLGGGIVPGSLVLIGGDPGIGKSTLLLQVSGQLATLGKRVLYVTGEESADQVKMRADRLQIAVNDRLYVFPETDMTAVRDAIANLKPDVVIVDSVQTMQEGDVDSAIGSVSQVRGVTTDLMNIAKTNNITVFIVGHVTKGGAIAGPKTLEHMVDTVLYFEGDKHHSYRLLRAVKNRFGSTNELGIFEMADGGLQEVQNPSEIFLEERLKNATGSAIVVAMEGTRPILVELQALITPSVFGNAQRTATGVDRNRISLIMAVLEKRAGLMLQNQDAYVKAAGGVKLNEPAIDLAMAVSIASSYENISTNPRECYVGELGLTGEVRRVDRMEQRIREAAKLGFDRIVVPQHSLEGLDVPDGIEVIGVTTLKEALKLAIPK, from the coding sequence ATGAGTAAAACAAAGACCCAGTTTGTCTGTTCTAACTGTGGTTACATTTCACCGACCTACCTGGGCCGGTGCCCCAATTGTGGGGAATGGAATACGTTTACCGAAGAAACGGTCACAAAGGATAGTGGAACAAACGCCAAGTCGACTCGAGTGTCTTTGACCGGAAGTCGCGTGGAACCGCAACTGATTAACGAGGTTGACGCTCAGGACGCGCCCCGCTACCAGATTCAATCAGCCGAGTTAAACCGAGTGCTCGGGGGCGGAATTGTGCCCGGATCCTTGGTCTTAATTGGGGGCGATCCCGGGATCGGGAAGTCGACCTTACTGCTCCAAGTTTCTGGGCAATTAGCCACGCTCGGAAAACGGGTCCTGTACGTGACCGGAGAAGAAAGTGCAGATCAGGTTAAGATGCGGGCGGATCGGCTGCAAATTGCGGTGAATGACCGGCTCTACGTTTTTCCAGAAACCGACATGACGGCGGTACGCGATGCAATTGCGAACCTAAAACCGGACGTCGTGATTGTCGACTCCGTCCAAACGATGCAGGAGGGCGATGTGGACTCCGCGATTGGCTCGGTTTCACAGGTCCGGGGCGTGACGACCGACCTGATGAACATTGCGAAGACCAACAACATTACGGTCTTCATCGTGGGCCACGTGACCAAGGGTGGCGCGATTGCCGGACCGAAAACTCTGGAACACATGGTGGATACGGTGCTGTACTTTGAAGGGGATAAACACCACTCGTACCGCTTGTTACGGGCGGTTAAGAACCGGTTTGGGTCGACCAACGAACTCGGTATCTTTGAGATGGCGGACGGGGGCCTGCAAGAGGTGCAAAATCCGTCGGAGATTTTCCTGGAGGAACGGCTGAAGAATGCGACCGGATCGGCGATTGTGGTGGCGATGGAAGGCACCCGACCGATTCTGGTGGAACTTCAGGCCCTGATTACTCCTTCTGTCTTTGGCAACGCGCAGCGAACCGCGACCGGAGTGGATCGGAACCGCATCTCGTTGATCATGGCCGTCTTAGAAAAGCGAGCGGGCTTGATGCTGCAAAATCAAGATGCCTACGTTAAGGCCGCTGGGGGCGTGAAACTGAACGAACCCGCGATTGACCTCGCAATGGCGGTTAGCATTGCCTCCAGTTACGAAAACATCAGCACCAATCCGCGCGAGTGTTACGTTGGTGAACTCGGACTGACCGGAGAAGTCCGGCGGGTCGATCGGATGGAACAACGAATTCGCGAGGCCGCTAAGTTGGGCTTTGACCGCATCGTGGTTCCCCAACACAGCTTAGAAGGGCTTGACGTGCCCGATGGCATCGAAGTAATCGGGGTCACAACCCTCAAGGAAGCGCTTAAGTTAGCCATCCCCAAGTAA
- a CDS encoding aminopeptidase C produces the protein MPKEISPENIERYQNNLKEQPDADVIRRAVTHNGILASAADYEANDQLYPVFSVDVSSQPVSDQKRSGRCWLFAALNTMRSKVEGNFNVPKEFELSQVYLFFWDKFEKSNYFLTNVLKTANQPLTDRKVNFLLQTPQQDGGQWDMIAALIEKYGVVPKSAMAETASSNNSSELNSALNTQLRHDAIILRKLVKDGQSEEIINAKKDDMLNEIYRMLVYAFGKPTTEFTFEYRDSDNQYHIDQNITPQEFFKKYVNVNLADYVSIINSPTDDKPFNQTYTVEMLGNVVGGQPIKHYNLPIERLKELTIKQLQAGETVWFGSDVGQASDRKNGLMDTDLYHVDQLMDTDMSMSKAERLDYGESVMDHAMVITGVDLVNGKPTKWKVENSWGDKVGTKGYFVMSDDWFSEFVYQVVINKKYLTDQEREEQAQAPTVLAPWDPMGTLA, from the coding sequence ATGCCAAAGGAAATTTCACCAGAAAACATTGAACGTTATCAAAATAACCTAAAGGAACAACCAGATGCCGACGTGATTCGGCGCGCCGTTACCCACAACGGGATTTTAGCTTCCGCCGCTGACTACGAAGCCAACGACCAGTTATACCCCGTCTTTTCCGTGGACGTCTCCAGCCAACCGGTTTCCGACCAAAAACGGAGTGGTCGCTGCTGGCTCTTTGCCGCCTTGAACACGATGCGGTCCAAGGTCGAAGGCAACTTTAACGTCCCGAAGGAATTCGAACTTTCTCAAGTTTACCTCTTCTTCTGGGATAAGTTTGAAAAGTCGAACTACTTCTTAACCAACGTCTTAAAGACGGCCAACCAACCATTGACGGATCGGAAGGTAAACTTCCTCTTACAAACGCCACAACAAGACGGTGGTCAGTGGGACATGATTGCCGCTTTGATTGAAAAGTACGGCGTGGTGCCGAAGTCTGCCATGGCTGAAACCGCCAGCAGCAACAACTCCAGTGAGTTAAACAGCGCCTTAAACACCCAGTTACGGCACGATGCCATCATCTTACGAAAACTGGTTAAAGACGGTCAAAGCGAAGAAATCATTAATGCCAAAAAAGATGACATGTTAAACGAAATCTACCGGATGTTAGTGTACGCCTTTGGCAAACCCACGACGGAATTTACCTTCGAATACCGTGACAGTGATAACCAATACCACATTGACCAAAACATCACGCCCCAGGAGTTCTTTAAAAAATACGTAAACGTCAACTTAGCTGACTACGTATCCATCATTAACTCCCCGACGGACGACAAGCCGTTTAACCAAACTTACACGGTCGAAATGCTCGGAAACGTCGTTGGTGGTCAACCAATCAAGCACTACAACTTACCAATCGAACGCCTGAAGGAATTAACCATCAAGCAACTCCAAGCCGGTGAAACGGTCTGGTTCGGTAGTGACGTTGGTCAAGCCAGCGACCGGAAGAACGGTTTGATGGACACCGATCTCTACCACGTTGACCAACTGATGGACACCGACATGAGCATGAGCAAAGCCGAACGCCTCGACTACGGCGAAAGTGTGATGGACCACGCTATGGTCATTACCGGAGTTGATCTTGTCAACGGCAAGCCAACCAAGTGGAAAGTCGAAAACAGCTGGGGTGACAAGGTCGGAACCAAGGGTTACTTCGTCATGAGTGACGACTGGTTCAGCGAATTTGTTTACCAAGTTGTCATCAACAAGAAGTACCTGACTGACCAAGAACGAGAAGAACAAGCCCAAGCACCAACGGTTCTCGCACCATGGGATCCAATGGGTACGTTAGCTTAA
- the gltX gene encoding glutamate--tRNA ligase — protein MANDQIRVRYAPSPTGHLHIGNARTAIFNYLFARHYKGKFIIRIEDTDTKRNVQDGEVSQLNNLKWLGLDWDEGPDVGGDYGPYRQSERKDTYDPLIQQLLDEGKAYYSYKTEEELEAEREEQRARGVMPHYEYEYAGMTAEERQAAMEAAEAKGLKPVIRFKVPKHKTYEWDDIVKGHVSFDSDTIGGDFVIVKRDGMPTYNFAVVADDHNMKISHIFRGDDHVANTPKQLMIYEAFGWEPPKFGHMSLIISADTGKKLSKRDETVLQFIEQYRNLGYLPDAMFNFIVLLGWSPVGEDEIYSEKQFIKMYDEKRLSKSPATFDNKKLEWINNRYVKDGDEDVVVDLALQQLIKAGNLPENPDAKTIEWARKLIDVYRRQMSYMAQINEMAAVFFTEPEQVTGDALAELQNDTAPVVLQTFAQKIQELPIFDKVAILRTIKEVQKETGIKGRKLWMPIRIAVTHEMEGPELPESIELIGRETALQHVHQTLQQIEAN, from the coding sequence TTGGCAAACGATCAGATTCGCGTTCGGTATGCACCTAGTCCCACGGGGCATCTGCACATCGGAAACGCACGAACGGCAATTTTTAACTATTTATTTGCCCGGCACTACAAGGGTAAGTTCATCATCCGAATTGAAGATACGGATACGAAACGGAACGTGCAAGATGGAGAAGTGAGCCAGTTAAATAACTTGAAGTGGCTCGGTTTGGACTGGGATGAAGGTCCAGACGTTGGCGGGGACTACGGTCCGTATCGGCAATCAGAACGGAAGGACACTTACGATCCGTTGATTCAACAACTACTCGACGAAGGCAAGGCCTACTACTCCTACAAGACGGAGGAAGAACTTGAAGCAGAACGGGAAGAACAACGGGCGCGCGGGGTGATGCCGCACTACGAATACGAATACGCTGGCATGACCGCTGAAGAACGGCAAGCAGCAATGGAAGCCGCCGAAGCCAAAGGCTTAAAGCCAGTGATTCGGTTTAAGGTGCCAAAGCACAAGACTTATGAATGGGACGACATCGTGAAGGGTCACGTTTCCTTTGACTCTGATACCATCGGGGGCGACTTCGTCATCGTGAAGCGGGATGGAATGCCGACCTACAACTTTGCGGTGGTAGCCGATGACCACAACATGAAAATCAGTCACATCTTCCGGGGTGACGACCACGTGGCCAACACGCCCAAGCAATTGATGATTTACGAAGCCTTTGGATGGGAACCACCGAAGTTCGGTCACATGAGCCTGATTATCAGTGCTGATACCGGCAAGAAATTGAGTAAACGGGACGAAACCGTGCTGCAATTTATTGAACAGTATCGGAACTTGGGGTACCTACCGGATGCGATGTTTAACTTCATCGTGCTGCTCGGTTGGTCACCAGTCGGGGAAGACGAAATTTATTCCGAAAAACAGTTCATCAAGATGTACGATGAAAAACGCTTGAGTAAGTCACCCGCTACCTTCGATAACAAGAAGTTAGAATGGATTAACAACCGGTACGTCAAGGACGGCGACGAAGACGTAGTCGTGGACCTCGCCTTACAACAACTGATTAAGGCCGGCAACTTACCGGAAAATCCGGATGCCAAGACGATTGAATGGGCCCGCAAGTTAATTGACGTCTACCGGCGCCAAATGAGCTACATGGCCCAAATCAACGAAATGGCAGCGGTCTTCTTTACTGAACCAGAACAGGTGACGGGAGATGCCCTAGCCGAATTGCAAAACGACACCGCTCCGGTTGTGTTACAAACGTTCGCACAAAAGATTCAGGAACTTCCAATCTTTGATAAGGTGGCCATCTTACGGACCATTAAGGAAGTTCAAAAGGAAACGGGGATTAAGGGTCGCAAGCTCTGGATGCCCATCCGGATTGCCGTAACCCACGAAATGGAAGGTCCCGAATTGCCCGAATCAATCGAATTGATTGGACGTGAAACGGCCTTGCAACACGTGCACCAAACGTTACAACAAATCGAGGCAAACTAA
- a CDS encoding Tex family protein: MEQKLVKQVVAELDQIKVGQAQRTLQLLEDGNTVPFIARYRKEQTGNLDEVQIRELADHYQRAEKLASRKAEITKQLTEQQHLTPQLERQLAAATTMQQVEDLYLPYKTKRQTKAELAKQRGLQPLANQLLQFSAQPVEQLVQPFVNPDQELPNETAAISGAQEIISQAVTETARFRDWIRTYTWEHGQLVTLVKSHGKEQDERQVYANYYDFTERLTQIPAYRVLAINRGEQEQVLRVKIDVDENVILNYLQFHVIGKHTGPSVTVVQQALTEAFRRFLRPAIDRELRNQLTEAAANHAISVFGTNLYHLLMQPPLKGKVVLGFDPAYRTGCKLAVVDERGKFLAKKIIHATPPASERQIKQATKELQQLIAQYHVDVVAIGNGTASRESERFVAQALQSLDRPVHYVIVNESGASVYSASPLARAEFPQLQVEERSAISIARRLQDPLAELIKIDPKAVGVGQYQHDVAEKELDLQLDRVVETAVNQVGVNLNTASPQLLAHISGLTPVVAGNVVDYREANGGFTNRNQLKQVRRLGPKAFEQSVGFLRIIGGSNPFDNTDIHPESYSAAQHILDELQVDRDHLTDQDSQTKLQHANVAQLAAQLDLPSSLVTDLLQGLTHPGRDLRDQMPAPLLKDDVLTMADLREGMQLQGTVRNVTDFGAFVDIGVKQDGLVHISRMKKAFVKDPATVVAIGDVVTVWVMGVDEQRQRIQLSMIDPHEEK, encoded by the coding sequence ATGGAACAAAAGTTAGTCAAACAAGTTGTTGCTGAACTTGATCAAATCAAAGTCGGGCAAGCGCAACGGACGTTACAATTATTAGAGGATGGCAACACGGTGCCATTCATTGCTCGGTACCGGAAGGAACAAACCGGGAATCTGGATGAAGTTCAAATTCGGGAATTGGCAGATCACTACCAGCGGGCCGAAAAGTTAGCCTCCCGCAAGGCAGAAATTACCAAGCAACTGACCGAACAACAGCATCTAACGCCGCAGCTAGAACGGCAGTTAGCAGCAGCAACCACCATGCAGCAGGTGGAGGACCTCTACCTGCCGTATAAAACGAAACGGCAGACCAAAGCCGAACTGGCCAAACAACGCGGTTTGCAGCCGCTGGCAAATCAATTACTGCAGTTTTCAGCTCAGCCGGTAGAACAACTCGTGCAACCGTTTGTTAATCCTGATCAGGAGCTTCCAAACGAAACGGCTGCTATCAGTGGGGCACAGGAAATCATCAGCCAAGCAGTCACTGAAACGGCCCGGTTTCGGGATTGGATTCGGACCTATACTTGGGAACACGGTCAGTTAGTGACGTTAGTGAAGTCGCATGGGAAAGAACAGGACGAACGCCAGGTCTACGCGAACTACTATGATTTCACGGAGCGCTTAACTCAGATTCCAGCCTACCGGGTGCTCGCAATTAACCGGGGCGAACAGGAACAGGTTCTGCGGGTTAAAATTGACGTGGATGAGAATGTAATTCTTAACTATTTGCAGTTTCACGTAATCGGGAAGCACACTGGTCCGAGCGTCACGGTGGTGCAGCAAGCTCTGACGGAAGCCTTTCGCCGGTTCCTTCGCCCCGCGATTGATCGAGAACTCCGCAATCAGCTCACAGAAGCCGCAGCCAACCATGCAATTAGCGTCTTTGGGACCAACCTTTATCATCTGTTGATGCAACCGCCGCTGAAAGGGAAAGTGGTGCTGGGTTTTGATCCAGCCTACCGCACCGGGTGTAAGCTAGCCGTGGTCGACGAACGGGGGAAGTTCCTCGCGAAAAAAATCATTCATGCGACCCCACCGGCTAGCGAAAGGCAGATCAAGCAGGCCACGAAAGAGTTACAGCAGTTAATTGCGCAGTATCACGTGGACGTGGTGGCAATTGGGAACGGAACGGCTTCACGGGAATCGGAACGGTTCGTGGCGCAGGCGTTGCAGTCCTTAGATCGGCCCGTTCATTACGTGATTGTGAACGAATCGGGAGCGTCTGTGTACTCGGCCAGTCCGTTAGCCCGGGCAGAATTTCCGCAACTCCAGGTCGAGGAACGGTCCGCCATTAGCATTGCCCGCCGGCTCCAGGATCCTTTGGCGGAACTAATCAAGATTGACCCGAAGGCAGTCGGAGTGGGGCAATACCAGCACGATGTAGCCGAAAAAGAACTGGATTTGCAACTGGACCGGGTGGTAGAAACGGCGGTGAATCAGGTTGGAGTTAATCTGAACACCGCCAGTCCGCAACTACTGGCCCATATTTCAGGACTGACGCCCGTGGTGGCCGGCAACGTGGTGGATTACCGGGAAGCCAACGGCGGTTTTACTAATCGGAACCAGCTCAAGCAGGTTCGGCGTCTCGGGCCGAAAGCCTTTGAACAATCCGTCGGTTTTTTACGTATTATAGGGGGAAGCAACCCATTCGATAATACTGACATTCACCCGGAAAGTTATTCGGCGGCCCAGCACATCCTGGACGAACTACAGGTTGACCGGGATCATTTGACTGATCAGGATAGTCAAACGAAATTGCAGCACGCTAATGTCGCGCAATTAGCCGCGCAACTCGATTTACCTAGCTCGTTAGTCACTGATCTCTTACAGGGACTCACGCATCCCGGCCGGGACCTCCGCGACCAGATGCCGGCTCCCTTGTTAAAGGACGACGTGTTAACCATGGCGGACCTGCGCGAGGGAATGCAGCTGCAGGGAACAGTTCGCAACGTGACCGACTTTGGAGCTTTCGTGGACATTGGGGTTAAACAGGACGGTTTGGTTCACATCTCCCGGATGAAAAAAGCCTTTGTCAAGGACCCAGCTACGGTTGTCGCAATCGGCGATGTGGTCACCGTTTGGGTGATGGGGGTCGACGAACAACGCCAGCGAATTCAGTTATCGATGATTGATCCACACGAGGAGAAATGA
- a CDS encoding 2,3-bisphosphoglycerate-dependent phosphoglycerate mutase → MAKLVLIRHGESTANQQHIFTGWNDVPLTEQGKQEAREAGERLRQLNLSFTAAHTSYLKRAVQSENIVLDSIDQLWIPQYKTWRLNERHYGALRGRKKPVVREEVGETQFMQWRRSFTAVPPLLDEVILKRRYARIGVHEPRAESLKMAYDRLLPYWQDQLAPRLLQHENQLIVAHGSSLRALIKYLEHLSDVAIDGVEVPNAQPIVYTLDDHLQIADKQILR, encoded by the coding sequence ATGGCTAAATTAGTTTTGATTCGGCACGGAGAAAGTACCGCAAACCAACAGCATATTTTTACGGGGTGGAATGACGTCCCGCTGACGGAGCAGGGGAAGCAGGAAGCACGTGAAGCTGGAGAACGGTTACGCCAATTGAATTTGTCTTTTACCGCGGCCCACACCTCTTATTTGAAACGGGCGGTTCAATCTGAAAACATCGTGCTAGACAGCATCGACCAACTTTGGATTCCCCAGTATAAGACCTGGCGGCTGAACGAACGGCACTATGGCGCGCTACGGGGTCGCAAGAAACCGGTGGTCCGGGAAGAAGTCGGCGAAACACAATTCATGCAGTGGCGCCGGAGTTTCACGGCCGTTCCGCCACTGCTAGACGAGGTCATCCTGAAACGGCGCTACGCCCGGATTGGTGTCCATGAACCGCGGGCGGAAAGCCTAAAAATGGCTTACGACCGCTTGTTGCCATATTGGCAGGATCAACTAGCCCCGCGGCTCTTACAACATGAGAATCAGCTAATCGTGGCCCACGGCAGCTCGTTACGAGCGTTGATTAAGTACCTCGAACACCTCTCCGACGTAGCCATTGACGGGGTGGAGGTCCCGAACGCCCAGCCAATTGTTTATACACTGGATGACCATTTACAAATTGCGGATAAGCAGATTTTACGTTAG
- the nadE gene encoding ammonia-dependent NAD(+) synthetase — protein sequence MNAEQRAIQQQIIQTLRVQPKIDPAMEVRRSVDFMKDYLQRNPGLKTLVLGISGGQDSTLAGKLSQQAVTELRQETGDADYQFIAVRLPYGEQADEADAMAAIDFIQPNRTERVNIKAATDAMVAAVDANDETLSDFNKGNLKARERMIAQFAIAGAHHGVVVGTDHAAEAVTGFYTKFGDGAADITPLWRLDKRQGRELLEYLGAPTTLIAKTPTADLEDDRPSLPDEVALGVSYSEIDAFLEGQDVSEQAAATIEDWYRKTEHKRHTPITVYDDFWKN from the coding sequence ATGAATGCGGAACAACGCGCCATCCAACAACAAATTATCCAAACGTTACGGGTTCAACCAAAGATTGATCCGGCAATGGAAGTACGTCGCAGCGTGGACTTTATGAAGGATTACCTGCAGCGGAATCCGGGTCTAAAAACCCTAGTGCTGGGCATTTCTGGCGGACAGGATTCGACGTTAGCCGGAAAATTAAGTCAACAAGCGGTGACCGAATTACGCCAGGAAACGGGCGATGCTGATTATCAGTTCATCGCCGTGCGGTTACCGTATGGAGAACAAGCTGACGAAGCGGATGCGATGGCAGCGATTGATTTTATCCAACCTAATCGGACCGAACGGGTTAATATCAAGGCAGCAACGGATGCCATGGTTGCCGCCGTCGATGCTAACGATGAAACGTTATCCGACTTTAACAAGGGGAACCTGAAAGCCCGGGAACGGATGATTGCTCAGTTTGCGATTGCCGGTGCGCATCACGGAGTTGTGGTAGGAACTGATCATGCGGCAGAAGCTGTGACCGGTTTCTACACTAAGTTTGGTGACGGAGCAGCCGACATCACGCCTCTGTGGCGCCTCGATAAACGGCAGGGCCGGGAACTGTTAGAATACCTGGGGGCTCCTACAACCTTGATTGCTAAGACGCCCACGGCTGATTTGGAAGACGACCGACCGTCCTTACCAGATGAGGTGGCGCTGGGAGTCAGTTATTCTGAGATCGATGCTTTTCTGGAAGGTCAGGACGTTAGTGAGCAAGCGGCAGCCACCATTGAGGACTGGTACCGCAAAACGGAACACAAACGCCACACACCGATCACGGTCTACGACGATTTCTGGAAAAATTAA
- a CDS encoding LCP family protein, translating into MTERRNNQPDKRTGRNHFMNESQPTPKRSKPPKRPNPDEIEWHPKAWTWMAGLLIVALAVLGFAFFQYQRVASTLNSTYSGAKNSRDVAKVIKQRKPFTVLLMGTDTGELGRTDKGRTDSMILATVNPNTKKTTFTSIPRDTKVVVPGDSQPYEKINAAYTIGGADTATEVVHRLFNVPVDFYAVVNMKGIKQMVNAVGGVDITPNLTFDYEGISVKKGKTEHMNGQTALQYSRMRYQDPLGDYGRQIRQRQVLNAILQKGLTIGNVGRYGEILKSLKGNLQTNLTFDDMVTIAGSYKDATKNLQQTALQCDNAMVDGLSYQVAPDKELLKVSNNIRKSLDLPTESQLTPTQRKVNSNEGDGEDGSFFNSNDSVNNNNELPKN; encoded by the coding sequence ATGACAGAGAGACGGAATAATCAGCCGGACAAACGTACCGGCCGCAACCATTTTATGAATGAATCACAACCAACACCGAAACGTTCGAAGCCACCGAAGCGGCCGAATCCTGATGAGATTGAGTGGCATCCCAAGGCTTGGACTTGGATGGCCGGGTTACTAATCGTAGCTCTCGCCGTCCTTGGTTTCGCTTTCTTTCAGTACCAACGGGTGGCTTCCACGTTAAACTCAACTTACTCTGGAGCCAAGAATTCCCGGGATGTTGCCAAAGTAATTAAGCAACGCAAGCCATTTACCGTTCTATTGATGGGAACTGATACCGGAGAACTGGGGCGGACAGATAAGGGACGTACTGACTCTATGATTTTGGCAACCGTAAACCCGAACACTAAAAAGACCACTTTCACTAGTATCCCACGGGATACCAAGGTCGTGGTGCCGGGCGATTCCCAACCGTACGAAAAGATTAACGCCGCTTATACCATTGGCGGGGCTGATACGGCAACTGAGGTTGTCCACAGGCTCTTTAACGTTCCCGTTGACTTCTACGCCGTCGTTAACATGAAGGGGATTAAGCAGATGGTAAACGCCGTCGGGGGCGTGGACATCACGCCGAACCTGACCTTTGACTACGAAGGAATTAGCGTGAAAAAGGGTAAAACTGAACACATGAACGGTCAAACCGCCCTCCAGTATTCCCGGATGCGGTACCAAGATCCGCTCGGTGATTACGGCCGGCAAATTCGGCAACGCCAAGTCCTCAACGCCATCTTACAAAAAGGATTGACGATTGGCAACGTTGGTCGCTACGGCGAGATTCTAAAGAGTCTGAAAGGAAATCTGCAAACAAACCTCACCTTTGACGACATGGTCACCATCGCTGGCAGTTACAAGGACGCGACTAAGAACTTGCAACAAACCGCCCTGCAGTGTGACAACGCCATGGTAGATGGTTTAAGTTATCAGGTTGCTCCAGATAAGGAACTGCTAAAGGTTTCTAACAACATCAGAAAATCACTTGATTTACCAACCGAAAGCCAGTTAACGCCAACCCAACGTAAAGTTAACTCCAATGAAGGAGATGGTGAAGACGGTTCCTTCTTTAACAGTAATGACTCCGTTAATAATAACAACGAATTACCGAAAAATTAA
- the rpiA gene encoding ribose-5-phosphate isomerase RpiA, translated as MDSEAIKQQKAQVGQEAVQYIEDGMVVGIGSGSTMWYMVEALGQRVKEGLNIVGVPTSKATRKHANELGIPLKTVDEVDRIDLTIDGADQIDQHYQGIKGGGASHLMEKIVATNSTKNMWIVDESKMVTAFNYPIPVEVIPYGSTQLERRLDRLDLQPQLRKNAAGEFVTTDSNNYIIDLYLDPLDDPKELAHILDPLVGVVEHGLFLDMVNTIIVQHANGPEVINVR; from the coding sequence ATGGATAGCGAAGCAATTAAACAACAAAAGGCGCAGGTGGGTCAAGAAGCCGTTCAATACATTGAAGATGGGATGGTCGTCGGCATTGGGAGTGGATCCACGATGTGGTACATGGTTGAAGCCCTGGGGCAACGAGTAAAAGAAGGCCTCAACATCGTCGGGGTGCCAACTTCCAAGGCCACCCGCAAGCATGCCAACGAACTGGGGATTCCGCTCAAAACCGTCGATGAAGTCGACCGCATCGACCTTACGATTGACGGTGCCGATCAAATTGACCAACACTACCAAGGTATCAAAGGTGGGGGCGCCTCCCATTTAATGGAAAAGATTGTCGCTACGAACTCCACGAAGAACATGTGGATTGTGGATGAAAGCAAGATGGTCACCGCTTTTAACTATCCCATTCCGGTGGAAGTCATCCCCTACGGCAGTACGCAACTCGAACGCCGCTTAGACCGGTTAGACTTACAACCCCAGCTCCGCAAGAACGCAGCTGGCGAGTTCGTTACCACGGATTCTAACAACTACATCATTGATCTCTACCTCGATCCTTTAGATGATCCCAAAGAACTGGCCCACATCCTCGATCCCCTGGTGGGAGTAGTTGAACACGGCCTCTTCTTAGACATGGTAAACACGATTATTGTGCAACACGCTAACGGTCCTGAGGTCATTAACGTGCGGTAA